The region CATGAGCCAGGGGTCCAGGAATTCTAACAGTGCAGTGTCTTTCATTCGGTAGAATCTGGCAGGCAGATCTCACTAGGATTGTTTCCTTTTTTATTCCAAGGGATTAGGTAGTGCTGAGAGTTGCAGTAAATCTTGTATTGAAGCTATATTGTACAGGCAAAGACTGCATGGTTTTCTGTGCTAGAATTGAAGGGTGTTCCTGTCCATTTAAAAACTGTATGATTTGAAAAAGTTCAATGGATGGGTTTCTCCAGTGACTTCccgtaaaccaggggtgtcgaacttatttgttatgagggtcggatttgacataaatgagatcttgttgggccgggccatgtatgtcataaaatgtaatgccaggtggcagacatataaactgtataaagggggcGCAGACGAACACAATTTTTttcccttaaaacattagcatgcttgcaatattttgttttatagtctgataaatgtcatctcttgctatgaattattgcataaaaAACTGCAGGCAACGTCTGttctgtaccagtcttgaatatgttgttcaagtgtgcatgtatataagttgcaaacctacttttgatttgtagacattcattacaaagatctcatagtcaatgctttgagcctcagacccagaggaaaacatgaagcagctgggcattgtgagctttgtacataagttgcttcatgtgctggtcaagattatgtgaaggcaccatggcacataCTGAGGcttatgtgcttgtctacaaaattatagtcttccccagaaaaataactacaactcctatgtggcagtgcaagaacagagagacagccatgtacagtggtcagtatcagcctactgtgtgggaagtctaagttcaagatcaccaatcaaaggaaaatgtgaaagaaaaatcaagggaaatttgttaagtaaacctgggctggacacactcagcctaaccctggcttgttgttattgctCTTTAAaacagttcacatgctttcctattgagaaagattggagggcatgaatataggaaaaagaggagggaaaaccagttgtacccataacaagcccaaccaaactctctctctctctctctgtctctgtagcaaggcaaaaagctcataccttaaatgaaacgttgctagtcttaaaagtgctttctttgtatttctcccgatggtggggactgggcaaaggaagtctggcaaacttaatcacccagcagagctatagagccaggctctttcattggctaaggctcctcctctctcctcctccctttgggaaaaaggagggggagagagtaggaaccaagaaaggctgctttgctggctgactgattgctggggagaaacacaaaatggtgactgagCACATTAGGCAAGGtaaaatgaagcagacaacagccagttgctggagggcctgattggagccctttgCAGGGCccatctggcccatgggccacatgtttgacacctagTAAAGCTACAGGAATTTCTAAAATGTCACAATTTGCTCACTAGGCTGATTGGTTTAAATGTCCTTTCTTTATCTATTAGGGGATCGATCATTCCTATACAAATGGCGTTTATGGCACTCCATACTCAGCTCCTGGGACAGGACCACCTCCGTATCCCCCACAATCAAATACCTATTATTCTACAGGGCATCCTCCTGTCCCTTATTCTACAGAGTCTCCTGGATTGTACCAGTCTCAGTCATCAGTTTCCAACTGGAACTACCCCTCACCTAACTGTCCAGCAGAAGGTACTATGGTGAGGAGGCAAGTACCAGGATATGCCCAGCCTCCGGTAAGGAAGCTCTTGCAGGCAGTTATGTGTGATCTGTAATGGATGAACCAGTTAGTGAGATCTCTCTACCTTTGGCATGATGAGTTTAGTGCTTTTTGGCTTAAAGTAGCTGGATTTCTACACTTAAAACTTTTCTTCATTTGGTGATACAGCCTTCAGACAAGAACACTTTTTCCTGATGTATCTAGTTGCCTAGTTGGCTGGGCATGTTTACATGGCATATTTTATCGCTGGCCTACCAGCCCTAATCATGTTTGTCCTGGAAAACCGTTTCAGAGTTCAATAAGACTTGCTTTCTGATAGTATGCCTAACATTTCAACCTACAACCTATTCCCATGTCCACTGTGATATCATAGATTCAGAAGTATTAAACTACAGTTACAGGAGATGATGAGCCTTATACAGATAATCCCATATTACAGTTTCCCTACAAAAGATAAAATTgcagtttaaaataaatatccAGGATTGCCCATGATTGTTCCATAAAGTGGTATGAATCATAGCCATTTGCTTATATTTCTTTTTAGAGCAAGCCCACTGAAGTTACTACCAAATTTGATCTGAGTTGGTAGATCTCCATGATTCATTATGACAAATGTGTCCGTTTGGACTCTTGCCAGTTACAGGACTCATAACTGATTATATGAGCTTTAGCCAATTTATTATAGATTAAATCTACATAAGTTTTATTGGAAGAGAAAATCCTTAAATGTACTGCTTGTGcctgctgcagtactgcaatgaATAATCttagaggaatcccccccccaacacaggtAGAATTGCCTCTTAAAGTGAAACTTGCAATCTGTGATTTTTATAAATTCTTATATATTAAAGTATTCTCccacttgtttttgttttttttactatCAAGATGTTTTTAATGAGATGGGTGCGTGAAGAAATAATTTATTTCTCTGCCCTGCAGACACCTGGCTTTCCTGTCCCACCATATCCCTATGGTGATTGCAATCATGGTATTCCTCAACAGGGGCCGCCACCGCCCCAGCCGAGGCTTCAAGATGCAACATGGAGACCTCCTGGTGTTTATGGGATGCAGCCTCCATATGGTTGGTCTCCTGCATCAACAGGACATGAGAATCGATATGTTGCTGAATCCTCTTCTCCTTGGCCTGCCAATGGAGCACCTGCCCCACATCCTCAGATTAACAGTGCAAAGGTGCGTTTTTAAAATGTACAAAGAGATCACCTTTCCCTTGTGCTGGAGAGTTCAGTTTGCTTAGCTACCCCTCCTTTCATCTGATATACAGAATGGGGCTCTTTGCTTTGACAAAGGATGAAGGTGGTGGTACCATGTATTCTAACTCACCAAGTCACCTTGCCCTGGCTACTCTTAGTGATATTTCTTGTTCAGATGCTACCACTGCTTTGGACAAGTAGTATCAGACACCGAGTTCCAGCTCATCAATGAGAGGAAGGAAAGCTTCCTGTTCCTAAAATTGCACTTTTAGCTTCTGATTAAATGCTAAGGGGTGTGAGTCTTGACCTGTATCCCATGGCTGTGGGCTTAATCTTCTGGAAAGGGCCAGAGTTCTACTTTCTGTTGGTGCTTTCAGGATGTGCATATCCAGTTTGTTGTATTTCCTAGGGAATTTATGCCCCAGTTCTCATCCCTTCAGAAAAAGGgtttgggagagggggggggggttggtaccaTATGCATCTTTCACCTCTGCCACTTGGTGCTGTTGTGGCTCCATAGGTATATAGGTATGATAGCACAGGCACTAATGCTCAAGGTTTCTAGACTGTATATAAATATAGGCAGCTTGGGCAGTTTTGTTTCTGACCCACCACAATCTGATCACCTCTGGCCCTTCTAGTGGACTGAGCCCTCATTAGGATTACTCTCAAGCTTTGGTAATACTTCAGTTCCCAATTGTCCTATGGACAATTGAGGTGATCTTCATATCATCTTGATAATCCTGTGGTGTTCTTCAGTTGCTGGAGCATGTGTGAACCAGAAGAATTTAGTCTACCAAGCTTCCCTAGCTACCATGTTTTGGAACAGTTTATGGGTGGCAGAGTTCATAGGGAAGGTCACCTGGGAGCCAGGTTACTGGGTGATAGCATATTGTGATGTCATTCTGACAGGTTCAGAATGCATTTCTTGTGTCTAGTATCTTTCAGGGCCTGAACCTCTTATGTACTGTCATCCTGACTATGCAGACCTTGCTCAAGGGCAGAGAAGCAGACTGGCAGTATTGGCTGCTAGGGGATCTGTGTGCACTTCACTTTTGATGCAAGATGTGAGGTAATGGAATTGGAGGAGCTAGCAACAATGTTAAAGGCTCTTATTTCTCACTTTAGGACTCCTCCTACAACCAATTGGAGCAAGGAACTAACCAGCACAGCTACTTCCCTGAAGCCACTcacctgccttctgggaccaTGAATGATCACAAGCTGACGCAGCTTAACACGAAGCCACCTGCTTCCAACACCAAAGTGCAGTACAgtgcgcagccccagctgtatgatAATGTACAGAAGAAGCTGCCTGCGGCTGTTGACCATGGATCAGGTTTCAAAACGAATGGGCAGCTTCCAACAGAACCCTCAGATGTGCAGCCGGGAGTTCGAAAGGTTATGGAGGTTATGGAGGGGGTTGAATTGCTAGAGGAAGAGGTAGATGAATttgtggggagaaaaatggaCAAAGGCTTCCGGCTACTTGAGGAAATGCTGACCAAGAAGCTGTTGGAGTTGGACTCTATAGAGACAGGAGGTCAGGAGAGTGTACGCCAGGCAAGGAAAGAGGCTGTTCACAGAATCCAAGCCATACTGGAAGAACTGGAAAGAAAGGGGCTTTAAGTTGGAGATAGCAACAATCCTAAGGCAGAGTCCTGGAGTTCTCAAAGAACTGTGACTTTGTTCAATCCCCAGCTCTTTTGACATCAAAAGCAATAAGTGGTAACTTGAGTTTTGATTTAAAAATCACATGGTGAATTGCCTAGGACTAAATTCTTAGCTTGGTGATCCTGCAAACAAATATAGGGGAAGAGATTACATGCTGACCCTGAATGATTGAAGGCTAGCTATAGTAGCTTCCTTAGTTATCAGCATGCTTTTACTCCATAGGAGGATTATAATTCTGTATGAGGTTCACTGAGGTAAGGCTGTAAGTCTCTGAAGACAGAGCTTTTGGAGCACCAGTGACTTCTTTGAATGACTGAGTCATGTGTCGGACTCTGCTAGGTACAAAGACATTTCAGTTGCAACTCAGCACCAGTAAAATCAAGACAATAGTCTCCTTAAGCTGCTCCTCTTTGTATTATTTACAGGTTCCTTACTCTTATAATAGTAATTGCATTGTGTTCTATATTGTTGGGGGTACATCCTGCTAAATTGAAGCCCTTCTGATGAGCTAGTCAGTAGGGCAACCAAAGCCAGTATAGCTGTCCTGCCGTTTTCCTGTACCATGGAGGTACAATCATGATGCTTTTTATAGGACAAGCAGAAGGAACCAAGGTAAAGATTTGACTGTTGCCTGTTCAAGATGCAGTGC is a window of Heteronotia binoei isolate CCM8104 ecotype False Entrance Well chromosome 12, APGP_CSIRO_Hbin_v1, whole genome shotgun sequence DNA encoding:
- the BAG4 gene encoding BAG family molecular chaperone regulator 4 isoform X2 codes for the protein MTEMKEQPSYTGYGSHYWNSQPRASYPSPYPPGSEHQGQGIDHSYTNGVYGTPYSAPGTGPPPYPPQSNTYYSTGHPPVPYSTESPGLYQSQSSVSNWNYPSPNCPAEGTMVRRQVPGYAQPPTPGFPVPPYPYGDCNHGIPQQGPPPPQPRLQDATWRPPGVYGMQPPYGWSPASTGHENRYVAESSSPWPANGAPAPHPQINSAKDSSYNQLEQGTNQHSYFPEATHLPSGTMNDHKLTQLNTKPPASNTKVQYSAQPQLYDNVQKKLPAAVDHGSGFKTNGQLPTEPSDVQPGVRKVMEVMEGVELLEEEVDEFVGRKMDKGFRLLEEMLTKKLLELDSIETGGQESVRQARKEAVHRIQAILEELERKGL
- the BAG4 gene encoding BAG family molecular chaperone regulator 4 isoform X1; protein product: MRVVLLAGRRQRGEPEEPLMAAALRRLLHGTEVERVRPEPEPPPPPWGMETRRCPVHGGGGNRGERVARGDNGSFQEQPSYTGYGSHYWNSQPRASYPSPYPPGSEHQGQGIDHSYTNGVYGTPYSAPGTGPPPYPPQSNTYYSTGHPPVPYSTESPGLYQSQSSVSNWNYPSPNCPAEGTMVRRQVPGYAQPPTPGFPVPPYPYGDCNHGIPQQGPPPPQPRLQDATWRPPGVYGMQPPYGWSPASTGHENRYVAESSSPWPANGAPAPHPQINSAKDSSYNQLEQGTNQHSYFPEATHLPSGTMNDHKLTQLNTKPPASNTKVQYSAQPQLYDNVQKKLPAAVDHGSGFKTNGQLPTEPSDVQPGVRKVMEVMEGVELLEEEVDEFVGRKMDKGFRLLEEMLTKKLLELDSIETGGQESVRQARKEAVHRIQAILEELERKGL